Proteins encoded together in one Spirochaeta isovalerica window:
- the coaE gene encoding dephospho-CoA kinase (Dephospho-CoA kinase (CoaE) performs the final step in coenzyme A biosynthesis.), with amino-acid sequence MILGLAGKACSGKNSASRFLEERGFLSLDVDKLGHEALELRRDAVIESFGNQVANDDGTVNRKALGEIVFGDRKRMKELESITHPAVFEMVQSFLEENKGRNLVINAAILGPAGLDRLCDAVLWVEAPLIHRIIRAFKRDKNKISHIFSRIRLQRHLTVQHFFSGVDIYMVRNRGSLSDLKKQVDMFLSDYENF; translated from the coding sequence ATGATTCTCGGTCTGGCGGGTAAGGCCTGCAGCGGTAAGAATTCGGCGTCGCGTTTTCTTGAGGAACGGGGATTTCTCTCACTCGACGTGGACAAGCTGGGACATGAGGCTCTGGAGCTGAGAAGAGATGCGGTAATTGAGAGCTTCGGAAATCAGGTCGCCAACGATGACGGCACGGTGAACCGGAAGGCTCTGGGGGAAATCGTCTTTGGTGACAGAAAAAGGATGAAAGAGCTGGAATCGATTACCCATCCCGCTGTTTTTGAAATGGTTCAGAGTTTTCTGGAAGAGAATAAAGGCCGAAACCTCGTTATCAATGCGGCAATTCTGGGACCCGCCGGTCTGGATCGTCTCTGCGACGCGGTTCTCTGGGTCGAAGCCCCACTCATTCACCGGATAATCAGAGCATTTAAACGGGATAAAAATAAAATCTCACATATATTTTCAAGAATTCGTCTCCAGCGGCATCTAACGGTTCAACATTTTTTTTCAGGTGTCGATATTTATATGGTAAGGAACCGGGGAAGTCTTTCGGACCTGAAAAAACAGGTTGACATGTTCCTCTCCGACTATGAGAATTTCTAG
- a CDS encoding SPOR domain-containing protein, whose product MTKRENPDQSRILWVVLSALTVIAIVIAAGLFFFFPSEEGASGQPRLSSLSSETPGRDFDPVEFVRNADGYPEMVAPAETENEFSMGEESAPEAAVAPEETTSEPEELASEATDGTAEEDVPNVIEKTPAKPAETVKPAQAAPVAKAPETRKISVTVYWIQVGSYTDLTKAEEVRTYLLGRDVSSEIQTRSVDGTTYYRVRIGAFQSKGEADKFLDPIKDMKNFEDSYVVQTTMIREVPVNN is encoded by the coding sequence ATGACTAAACGGGAAAATCCGGACCAGTCCAGAATCTTATGGGTTGTTCTCTCTGCGTTAACTGTCATTGCGATAGTTATAGCTGCCGGATTGTTTTTCTTTTTCCCCTCTGAAGAGGGCGCATCCGGTCAGCCCAGGCTCAGTTCTCTGAGCAGTGAAACCCCGGGCCGGGATTTTGATCCCGTGGAATTTGTCCGCAATGCCGACGGCTATCCCGAAATGGTAGCTCCCGCGGAAACAGAAAATGAATTCTCAATGGGTGAAGAATCCGCCCCTGAAGCCGCTGTCGCGCCGGAGGAAACAACTTCTGAACCTGAAGAACTCGCGTCTGAAGCCACCGATGGAACAGCAGAGGAAGATGTTCCCAATGTCATAGAAAAGACTCCCGCCAAACCGGCTGAGACGGTAAAGCCTGCCCAGGCGGCTCCTGTCGCCAAAGCGCCGGAAACCAGAAAGATCAGCGTAACGGTTTATTGGATCCAAGTAGGATCCTATACGGATCTGACTAAAGCGGAAGAGGTCAGAACCTATCTGCTGGGCCGTGATGTCTCGAGTGAAATCCAGACCAGGTCAGTTGACGGTACGACTTATTACCGGGTTAGAATCGGCGCCTTCCAATCCAAAGGGGAAGCCGATAAATTCCTCGATCCCATAAAAGATATGAAGAACTTTGAAGACAGCTATGTTGTTCAGACCACAATGATCCGCG